The proteins below come from a single Dinghuibacter silviterrae genomic window:
- a CDS encoding YfhO family protein, whose amino-acid sequence MRVIPFDWKRVIPHIVAVALFVSIAVVYCGPLFTGKVLNQADVAGWMGSVHQMQQYKAAHGHFPLWNNSMFGGMPGYQTALESRNLLSLSWLHYFFTLFLPAPVSFFFLLCISFYFLTQVLRINPWIGILAALAYGYASFSPILVVAGHETEIQAMGYAPFLLGALLLLYQGHYRWGTFLVALFSGLLVSRNHPQITYYFLIIAGALTLAFVVQTLRARRYKHVLVCLALAAVAGALGALTNATNLLTTYEYSQETARSTGLRMEASQGGNSFDKKGPSLDYAFQWSYGQAETMTLLVPDVYGGASQTLGKDSRLARALERGHLPAWESDQFFTAFNAYWGDQPDTTGPVYLGAIVCFLFLFAAVYTRSLHRVWIIPLTVLAILMAWGKHFAPFNTFLFHHLPFYNKFRAPSMILYIPQLTVPLLVALGLQQLFFEKDPSPRSQRRFHLALILTGAVLLTGVALYLGLDYQSARDIQRDQYLTQINKVDPVMGKSFLQAATEDRQDLFGSDLLRSALFIAGAALCLGLFIRRRVRADRIREGSEPADRVRPGFALAGLTVLVFVDLLLVDTRYLGYHSYLDKEEAATSISPTTANQEISADTGYYRVLNLSEGLNNAFQESETSYFHNSLGGYHPAKLALIEDLITYQLSKQPVNQAVLDMFNTKYVIVPHPLSPVSFSESSAPARDPVVVRNPGALGACWLVRRLHPVPGPAEAMRALDHFDPMDSALIEAPVAAQPQYTSGDSIHLVSNQNDDIFYTASAKAPEFAVFSEIYYPLGWKAYIDGQEAPIRKVDYALRGLAIPPGQHEIHFAFRPVSFYTGEKIAAFSTWVMLLLFVGTLAGEYRRRRRNLL is encoded by the coding sequence ATGCGTGTGATCCCTTTTGATTGGAAGCGTGTGATTCCCCACATCGTTGCCGTAGCCCTTTTTGTATCGATCGCTGTGGTGTATTGCGGGCCCTTGTTTACAGGCAAGGTGCTCAACCAGGCCGACGTCGCCGGTTGGATGGGCAGCGTACACCAGATGCAGCAGTACAAAGCCGCCCACGGCCACTTTCCCCTTTGGAACAACAGTATGTTTGGCGGCATGCCGGGGTACCAGACCGCCCTGGAGTCCCGGAACCTGCTTTCCCTGAGCTGGTTGCATTACTTTTTTACCTTATTTCTGCCGGCACCTGTTTCCTTTTTCTTCCTTCTTTGTATCTCCTTTTATTTCCTCACACAGGTCCTTCGGATCAATCCATGGATCGGAATACTGGCCGCCCTGGCATACGGCTATGCGAGCTTTAGCCCCATCCTCGTGGTGGCGGGCCACGAAACCGAGATCCAGGCGATGGGGTATGCCCCCTTTTTGCTGGGCGCCCTCCTGTTGCTGTACCAGGGACACTACCGATGGGGGACGTTTCTCGTCGCCCTGTTCTCCGGTCTTCTGGTGAGCCGGAACCATCCGCAGATCACCTATTATTTCCTCATTATTGCGGGTGCGCTGACACTGGCATTCGTGGTGCAGACGCTTCGGGCCCGGCGGTACAAACACGTGCTCGTGTGCCTTGCACTGGCGGCTGTGGCGGGCGCACTCGGTGCCCTCACCAACGCCACCAACCTGCTGACGACGTATGAATACAGCCAGGAAACGGCGCGGAGCACGGGGTTGCGGATGGAGGCCAGTCAAGGCGGCAATAGCTTCGACAAAAAAGGCCCCTCCCTCGACTACGCCTTCCAGTGGAGCTACGGCCAGGCTGAAACCATGACCCTGTTGGTGCCCGACGTCTACGGCGGCGCAAGCCAAACCCTGGGCAAGGATTCCCGGCTCGCCCGGGCCCTGGAGCGCGGACACCTGCCGGCCTGGGAATCCGACCAGTTCTTTACCGCCTTTAACGCCTATTGGGGAGACCAGCCGGACACCACGGGCCCGGTCTACCTGGGCGCGATCGTCTGCTTCCTGTTCCTGTTTGCCGCGGTGTATACCCGCAGCCTGCACCGGGTCTGGATCATCCCACTCACGGTGCTGGCTATCCTGATGGCCTGGGGCAAACACTTTGCGCCCTTCAATACGTTTCTTTTCCATCACCTCCCCTTCTACAACAAATTCAGGGCGCCGTCGATGATCCTTTACATCCCGCAACTGACCGTACCGCTCCTGGTCGCCCTGGGGTTGCAGCAGTTGTTTTTTGAAAAGGACCCGTCCCCACGCTCGCAGCGCCGCTTCCACCTGGCCTTGATCCTGACGGGCGCCGTTTTGCTGACGGGTGTCGCCCTTTACCTGGGCCTCGACTATCAAAGCGCCCGGGACATACAGCGCGACCAGTACCTGACCCAGATCAACAAGGTGGACCCGGTCATGGGTAAAAGCTTCCTGCAGGCCGCCACCGAGGACCGCCAGGACCTCTTTGGAAGCGACCTGCTCCGCTCGGCCCTGTTTATCGCGGGGGCGGCGCTTTGCCTGGGGCTGTTTATCCGCCGGCGGGTACGCGCGGACCGCATACGCGAGGGCAGCGAACCCGCGGACCGCGTACGCCCGGGCTTTGCCCTGGCGGGCCTGACCGTGCTGGTCTTTGTGGACCTGCTGCTCGTGGATACCCGCTACCTGGGCTACCACAGTTACCTCGACAAGGAAGAAGCGGCGACCAGCATCAGCCCGACCACCGCCAACCAGGAGATCAGCGCCGACACGGGTTACTACCGGGTACTCAACCTCAGCGAAGGGCTCAACAACGCTTTTCAGGAGTCCGAAACTTCCTATTTCCATAATTCTCTGGGAGGGTATCATCCCGCCAAGCTGGCGCTGATCGAGGACCTGATCACGTACCAATTGTCCAAACAGCCGGTCAACCAGGCTGTCCTGGACATGTTCAATACGAAGTACGTCATTGTGCCGCACCCGCTGTCGCCGGTATCCTTCTCCGAATCGTCCGCACCGGCCCGCGACCCTGTCGTCGTCCGGAATCCCGGTGCGCTGGGGGCCTGCTGGCTGGTACGCCGTCTGCACCCCGTGCCGGGTCCGGCCGAAGCCATGCGTGCGCTGGATCATTTTGATCCCATGGACAGTGCCCTGATCGAAGCCCCGGTCGCCGCACAACCACAGTACACCTCCGGAGACAGCATCCACCTCGTCTCCAACCAAAATGACGATATCTTTTACACCGCATCGGCAAAAGCGCCCGAATTTGCGGTGTTTAGCGAGATCTACTACCCCTTGGGCTGGAAAGCCTATATCGACGGACAGGAAGCCCCCATCCGCAAAGTGGACTATGCCCTCCGCGGGCTGGCCATTCCTCCGGGGCAACACGAGATCCACTTTGCCTTCCGGCCGGTGTCGTTTTATACGGGGGAAAAAATAGCGGCTTTCAGCACCTGGGTGATGCTGCTGCTGTTTGTGGGAACCCTGGCGGGTGAATACAGGCGGCGCAGACGCAACCTACTTTAA
- the ppsA gene encoding phosphoenolpyruvate synthase, which translates to MQNIILLEKVGIGDIDLVGGKNASLGEMLQNLSKLGIRIPKGFVITVHAYNEFIKANKLEVKIRELIGAIDYKSVESLRRSGLEVRSLMRNARFPVKLGEEIVEAYYALSDTYGQLNTDVAVRSSATAEDLPDASFAGQQETYLNVRGPEDLIDAVRNCFASLFTDRAISYRHSFKFDHFAVGLSIGVQKMVRSDLGASGVAFSLDTESGFKDVVVINASYGLGELVVQGAISPDEYIVHKPTMAAGFPSLIEKRMGVKDKMMVYGDTADERVKVIPTDKGFQSRFCLKDSTALLLAQWVVQIEEYYSGLRNTWTPMDVEWAIDGLTKELFIVQARPETIHSRKDAGKVTEYSINDPQRTEKILTKGIAVGDKIASGNVNILYSLDKRVIEGHEFHDGDVLVTDMTDPDWEPVMKRASAIVTNKGGRTCHAAIVAREMGVPAIVGCGNATDVLSNGQTVTISCAEGGDGFVYAGEIDYLRKEYDLDDLPSIRTPLMLNVASPSMSFQFAQLPHKGVGLAREEFIINNYIQVHPLALLQHEKIGDAELSRIIRGKIVGFDNETDFFINKLAYGIARIAASFYPYKVIVRFSDFKSNEYYNLLGGKYFEPKEENPMIGWRGASRYYSGEYKEAFGLECRAIKKVREEMGLSNVIVMIPFCRTIGELLKVKETMAEYGLQQGDQGLELYLMAEIPSNILMAEEFADHIDGFSIGSNDLTQLTLGLDRDSSLVADIYDERDPAVKRLITHLIQTAKRKGVKVGICGQGPSDHPDFARFLVELGIDSISVTPDSVMKTIHAIAAVEMELAAVEA; encoded by the coding sequence ATGCAAAACATTATTCTCTTGGAAAAGGTCGGGATCGGGGACATCGATCTCGTTGGTGGCAAAAACGCTTCCTTAGGTGAAATGCTGCAAAACCTCAGCAAACTGGGTATCCGGATCCCCAAGGGATTTGTGATCACGGTGCACGCGTACAATGAATTCATCAAGGCGAACAAGCTGGAGGTCAAGATCCGTGAATTGATCGGGGCCATCGACTACAAAAGCGTGGAGTCCCTGCGCCGGTCGGGCCTGGAGGTCCGCAGCCTGATGCGGAATGCACGTTTCCCGGTCAAGCTGGGGGAGGAGATCGTCGAAGCCTACTATGCGCTGTCCGATACCTACGGACAGCTCAACACGGACGTGGCGGTCCGGTCATCGGCTACGGCCGAAGACCTGCCCGACGCCAGCTTTGCGGGGCAACAGGAGACCTACCTTAACGTGCGGGGACCCGAAGACCTCATCGACGCGGTGCGCAACTGTTTCGCGTCGCTGTTTACGGACCGGGCCATCAGCTACCGCCACAGCTTTAAGTTCGATCACTTTGCCGTGGGTTTGTCCATTGGGGTGCAAAAGATGGTACGGTCCGACCTCGGCGCTTCCGGGGTGGCGTTTTCCCTCGATACAGAGTCCGGTTTCAAGGACGTGGTGGTGATCAACGCCTCCTACGGGCTTGGTGAGCTCGTGGTCCAGGGAGCGATATCCCCGGACGAATACATCGTCCACAAACCGACCATGGCCGCGGGTTTCCCGTCGCTCATCGAAAAGCGGATGGGGGTCAAGGACAAGATGATGGTCTATGGAGATACGGCCGACGAGCGCGTCAAGGTGATCCCGACCGACAAGGGCTTCCAGTCGCGTTTTTGTCTCAAGGACAGCACCGCCCTCCTGCTTGCGCAATGGGTGGTACAGATAGAAGAATACTATTCCGGGCTCCGGAATACCTGGACGCCGATGGACGTGGAGTGGGCGATCGACGGCCTGACCAAGGAGCTCTTTATCGTACAGGCGCGACCCGAAACGATCCATTCCCGCAAGGACGCCGGTAAGGTGACCGAATACAGCATCAACGATCCCCAGCGCACCGAAAAGATCCTTACCAAGGGGATTGCGGTGGGGGACAAGATCGCTTCCGGGAACGTAAACATCCTCTACTCCCTCGACAAACGCGTCATCGAAGGGCACGAGTTTCACGACGGGGACGTCCTCGTGACCGACATGACCGACCCCGACTGGGAACCCGTCATGAAACGCGCCTCCGCCATCGTCACCAACAAGGGCGGACGGACCTGTCACGCCGCCATCGTCGCCCGGGAGATGGGCGTCCCGGCCATCGTCGGTTGCGGCAACGCCACCGACGTACTATCCAACGGGCAGACCGTGACCATCAGCTGTGCCGAAGGCGGGGACGGGTTTGTCTACGCCGGCGAAATCGACTACTTGCGCAAAGAATACGACCTCGACGACCTGCCGTCGATCCGCACCCCCCTCATGCTCAACGTAGCCTCCCCCAGCATGAGCTTCCAGTTTGCCCAACTGCCCCACAAGGGCGTAGGGCTCGCCCGGGAAGAATTTATCATCAACAACTACATACAGGTGCACCCGTTGGCCCTCCTCCAACACGAAAAGATCGGGGACGCCGAACTGTCGCGCATCATCCGTGGAAAGATCGTGGGCTTTGACAACGAGACCGACTTTTTTATCAACAAGCTGGCCTACGGGATCGCCCGCATAGCGGCCTCCTTTTATCCCTACAAAGTGATCGTCCGTTTTTCCGACTTCAAAAGCAATGAGTACTACAACCTCCTCGGCGGAAAATACTTCGAGCCCAAGGAAGAAAACCCCATGATCGGCTGGAGGGGCGCGTCCCGTTATTACTCCGGGGAGTATAAAGAGGCCTTCGGCCTGGAATGCCGGGCCATCAAAAAGGTCCGGGAAGAAATGGGGTTGTCCAACGTCATCGTGATGATCCCCTTCTGCCGGACCATCGGCGAACTCCTGAAGGTCAAGGAAACCATGGCCGAATACGGCTTACAGCAAGGGGACCAGGGGCTGGAGCTCTACCTCATGGCCGAGATCCCCTCCAACATACTGATGGCCGAGGAATTTGCCGACCACATCGACGGCTTTTCCATCGGTTCCAACGACCTCACCCAACTGACCCTCGGCCTCGACCGGGATTCCTCCCTCGTGGCCGACATCTACGACGAACGCGACCCCGCCGTCAAACGCCTCATCACCCACCTCATCCAGACCGCCAAACGCAAAGGCGTAAAGGTCGGGATCTGCGGACAGGGTCCCTCCGACCACCCCGACTTTGCGCGCTTCCTCGTGGAGCTCGGCATCGACAGCATTTCGGTGACGCCGGATTCGGTGATGAAGACGATACACGCGATTGCGGCCGTCGAAATGGAGTTGGCGGCGGTGGAGGCGTAG